The region GATAGTGGACCCTATCTTGCATTTGATCGGCCATGCCCTTTAAAATAGGCCCCGTATCATCTGTTGATCCGTCATCAACAAGAACAATTTGTCCTGCAAACGCAAGCGCTCCCATCACAACGTCTTTGCAAAAATAAGCTACATTATAACAGGGAATCACCGCGCATGTTTTTGCAAGAAGAGCTTCATCAGAGTAGGGCTCATCAGAACCTATCCAGTCCGATTCCGCCATGACCCCAAAAGGTTGCACTATTTTTACGTAAAAAGAATCCATTTCTACGCCTTCAGCACAGGATAAATGAATGGTGCCGAAAGAAGCCGCTCCCTCAAAGGAACCTATTGCAATCTCAATCTGTTGTTCATTGTCAAATAGTGTAAACGGCGCCCCATTGAATGCTACTTTTCCTTGGGCTACATACCGGCGCCGGTGCTGACGATCAAAAAAAATAAGAAAAAGAGACGCTTTTTTTAACCATGCCAAGTATCGATTGAACTTACATTCAATCGATATCGTCGCTCTCTTTTTTTCGATATTTACAATAGCTAGCGCCTGATTGGAATAATTCACTAGTCCCCATCATTTGCGCTCAGTATATACCTTTATAATAAAAACTTGTCAAAAGATAACGCTTCATTTTTGCGTAAGATGAGTCTCTAAGCGGCGCTTGACGCCCGCAAGAAATTCACACCCATACATTCCATCAATCGCCCGATGATCAAAGGTGAGGGATAGATGTACTTTTTGCCGGATTTGTGTCGAGTCATCCTCCATAACACAAAGAGCTTTTTCGATTTTACCCACTCCAATGATAGCCACCTCAGGAAAGCGAATAATGGGTATGCCGATGAGTGCTCCACCCATTCCAAAATTCGTCATTGTGATCGTTCCCGCTTGAACATCATCGGGGTGCAGTGCATGATTTTTTGCCCTCGCCGCTAAATCAGCCACTTGCTTGGCAATTTCAGCGACTGTCAATTTATGCGCATTGCGAATCACGGGAACAAGCACAGCCTGATCAACAGAGACGGCAATGCCCACATTGACAAACTTTTTGAGGACAATCGTATCACCATCTAGAGAAGCATTAATATACGGATATTCTAAAGCCGATTTTGCGATGGCATCGGCAATATACGATGTAATGGTGAGTTTATAACCATGCTCGTTAAAAAAAGCCTCTTTGGTTGCTTTGATGTGATGCATAATATTTGTGATATCGACATCGACAATCAGGCTCGCGTGGGGCGCTTCATAAAAGGACTTGACCATATGGTCTGCAATCGCTTTACGCATGCCACTCATTTTAACCCGCTCTTGATTTGCCAGAGGGGATTTTGAGTCTTTTTCAGAGAGATAATTTTGTATATCCTTGCGGCTGAGTCGGCCACCCCCACCGGTGCGCGGGATTTTTTCGAGCTCTTCCATGGAAATGCGGTTCTCACGCGCAAACCTCAACACGGCAGGAGAATAAAAATCTCCCATATCTTCTTGAGGCTCATTTTTTTGAGCAGTCTCACTTGTCGTCGCTTCAGTGCGGTTTGCCGCAGCTTCACCGACAGCAATTAAACAAATGACAGCACCCACATCGAGTGTCTCATCCGGCTGCGCTTTAATATCGGCAAGCACACCTGCAACCGGCGAGGGAATTTCACTATTGACTTTATCTGTTGAAACTTCGAGAAGAGGCTCATCTAAGCTGACAAAATCACCGACTTTCTTAAACCAAGTGACAATCGTCGCGCTGACAATACTTTCTCCCAATTTAGGCATCTTCACTTCGAATTTTTCTTCCATCTCTCACCCTATCTTTTACTCAAGCCATGTCACGGCATTATACCTATTCACATTAATCTGATTTTCTCGGCGCGCTACATATACGGCAGCCACACCATCACCTAAAACATTAGCAACACTTGAGACCATTTCTCTTAATCGATCGACACCGGCCACAAGCGCAATCCCCTCAAGGGGAAGGCCTAACGCATTCAATACCATCGAGAGCATCACAATACCCGTTCCGGGAATCCCCGCAGCACCAATAGCTGAAAGCAAAGAAGTGATGTAGAGTAAAACCACTTTAAATAACCCCAGCTCGATACCATATGCCTGTGCGATAAAATAAGAAGCAACGGCCTGACCAATAGCAGCCCCATTCATGTTAATTGTCGAGCCAAGTGACATGACAAAGCCCGAGATATCTTCCGATATTCCTAAATGCTCTCGCGTACATTCTAATGAAATGGGCAACGTTGCAGAACTACTCGACGTCGTAAAGGCAAGAACAATCGCATCTTTCATCCCTTTATAGAAAGGTCCGACATTCATCCTAGCTAAAAACTTAAGACAAAGAGAAAAGACAATCACAATCTGTAAAATCACTGCGATATAGTTACATGCTAAAAATGAAAGCAGGGGCATGATCACACGCAGGCCAATCGAACCGACAGATGTGGCGATAAGGGCAAAGACCCCAATTGGAGCGTATTTCATAATCACATGCGTTAGCGAATGCATCACTTCGGAAATCGACTCTAAAAAATTCAATACGGGAGCGCTTTTTTCCTTTGTTAGAATCAAAGCATAAGCAAAAAAGACGGCAAAAACAATGATCTGTAAAATATCGGCGTTCACAAAGGCTGCAAAAGGATTCGAGGGAATAATGTTCGCAATGAAATCTAAAAAACCAATCCCCATCCGGTTCGTCTGCTCGACATTTTCCAGAGAAAGATGTAGAGAAGCTCCGGGTTTTAAAAGAATGGCCAGAAGAATCCCAAAGGTAATCGATATCATTGTCGTTCCGGCAAAAAACAAGAGCGTGCGGCCTCCAATGCGGCCTAGCTTTTTAGGGTCGTGAATATGACATATTCCAATTGTAATGGACGAAAAAACGATTAACCCAACAACCATTTTAAGTAAATCGATGAAAGCTCGGCCAAGCAGAAATAAAAACTTAAATTCTCTTTGGGCAATAAGCCCAAAAGCGATCCCTAAAACAAGACCAATTAAAATTTTAATCCATGGCTTTAACTTCATATGTATTCCAATGTTGTGCTTCTTTCCATTTGACTACTTGGCTTATCAAATCGTTGAAATGCTTTATACCATATTCAATCATTAATTTCCCGCTTAGATGATAAATCGGGAGATTCAAGGAAAGAGTAGGATCCATTTTAACCACATCTTTTTCGCTGCAAATTAAAGCAGAAGCGCCTTTGAGCGCCGCTTCTTTTGCAAATAACTCAAGCTCTTTTTGATCAAAAAAACTATGGTCGGCAAAGGCTTTGGATGCAATACATTGAAATCCGGTTTGGTGAAGTGTCTCTAAAAAACTCGAAGGGTTGGCAATGGCGCAAAAAGCAGCCACTAAGGCCCCGGGGGCAAGGACTTTATCTCTAGGATCTAGAGGGAGAATCGCCTCTGCTCTCCAATTCACACCGATCACAGCAGCTTTTGAAAAGCTACGGAGTTGACCACATATCTCTTGATACTGCTCCTCATTCTTTAT is a window of Simkaniaceae bacterium DNA encoding:
- a CDS encoding glycosyltransferase family 2 protein gives rise to the protein MNYSNQALAIVNIEKKRATISIECKFNRYLAWLKKASLFLIFFDRQHRRRYVAQGKVAFNGAPFTLFDNEQQIEIAIGSFEGAASFGTIHLSCAEGVEMDSFYVKIVQPFGVMAESDWIGSDEPYSDEALLAKTCAVIPCYNVAYFCKDVVMGALAFAGQIVLVDDGSTDDTGPILKGMADQMQDRVHYLPFKKNRGKGFALIAGFQYALDHCDFEVMVTLDGDGQHHGKNIQRIAQKVNEGYEMVIGARAFHQMPFRSRFSNLGISILLKMFYLHAPIDTQSGMRGFSHHFVRDLVKKIAGGHYEMEFKCLLIALKQQRKIASIEIPTVYINKNKSSHYSILRDSFKILGVLFHYGFSKK
- a CDS encoding 2-oxo acid dehydrogenase subunit E2 — its product is MEEKFEVKMPKLGESIVSATIVTWFKKVGDFVSLDEPLLEVSTDKVNSEIPSPVAGVLADIKAQPDETLDVGAVICLIAVGEAAANRTEATTSETAQKNEPQEDMGDFYSPAVLRFARENRISMEELEKIPRTGGGGRLSRKDIQNYLSEKDSKSPLANQERVKMSGMRKAIADHMVKSFYEAPHASLIVDVDITNIMHHIKATKEAFFNEHGYKLTITSYIADAIAKSALEYPYINASLDGDTIVLKKFVNVGIAVSVDQAVLVPVIRNAHKLTVAEIAKQVADLAARAKNHALHPDDVQAGTITMTNFGMGGALIGIPIIRFPEVAIIGVGKIEKALCVMEDDSTQIRQKVHLSLTFDHRAIDGMYGCEFLAGVKRRLETHLTQK
- a CDS encoding dicarboxylate/amino acid:cation symporter, translated to MKLKPWIKILIGLVLGIAFGLIAQREFKFLFLLGRAFIDLLKMVVGLIVFSSITIGICHIHDPKKLGRIGGRTLLFFAGTTMISITFGILLAILLKPGASLHLSLENVEQTNRMGIGFLDFIANIIPSNPFAAFVNADILQIIVFAVFFAYALILTKEKSAPVLNFLESISEVMHSLTHVIMKYAPIGVFALIATSVGSIGLRVIMPLLSFLACNYIAVILQIVIVFSLCLKFLARMNVGPFYKGMKDAIVLAFTTSSSSATLPISLECTREHLGISEDISGFVMSLGSTINMNGAAIGQAVASYFIAQAYGIELGLFKVVLLYITSLLSAIGAAGIPGTGIVMLSMVLNALGLPLEGIALVAGVDRLREMVSSVANVLGDGVAAVYVARRENQINVNRYNAVTWLE